In a single window of the Nilaparvata lugens isolate BPH chromosome 1, ASM1435652v1, whole genome shotgun sequence genome:
- the LOC111046433 gene encoding sugar transporter ERD6-like 8: MSGTRYTIFRSDSIEREATLKFSKHRQYQAVLIASLAGTAAGTLDGWMMMSVDATTGRTEYGSMVVYHFISYMFAIVGAITFGFISDHIGRKAALILIGLVMLPVWVLYMLANAWTVAAGLVLSGLAAGGATVAVPLYISDIADKSSRAILIVLFYQLFIAGELVTFFGNPKERLASTASFAFLIALIFVLTFVWMPESPYHLLSVGREVDARRSVEFFSGDWDLVDTQIALIKESNKNRKSMLAHIKDKSLRTPLLITAGLTILSRLVAVDSFNYRLIKRHFYHHNTVHGDNEAIKFGFGVNLALQLIVMGICGFLIEKYGRRKMLYISSFGISISAVPLMFAPFLSGFEIILLPLLFLYIGAFSAGLATIPWILAGDLFAPEHKTVSFTVNAVLFWGIASFASERLILAIRYFYNFFGVYFLLLTIALVLYIKSVIPETKDSNPSEIRTEIDSLISRFRTKPTATTPPVSC, encoded by the exons atgagtGGAACAAGGTATACTATCTTCAGGAGTGATTCGATTGAGAGAGAAGCAACCTTGAAGTTCAGCAAGCATCGACAGTATCAAGCAGTATTAATTG CGTCTCTGGCTGGAACGGCGGCCGGCACCTTGGATGGTTGGATGATGATGTCCGTGGATGCCACCACTGGCCGCACCGAGTATGGCTCCATGGTAGTCTACCACTTCATCTCATACATGTTCGCCATTGTTGGCGCCATCACTTTCGGCTTCATATCCGACCATATTGGACGCAAAGCTGCTCTG ATTCTAATTGGGCTTGTTATGCTGCCAGTGTGGGTGCTGTACATGTTGGCGAATGCGTGGACAGTGGCTGCAGGCCTGGTGCTTAGTGGTTTGGCCGCTGGTGGCGCCACAGTCGCTGTGCCACTCTACATCTCGGACATTGCCGACAAATCCTCCCGAGCCATCCTCATCGTTCTATTCTATCAACTGTTTATCGCCGGCGAATTGGTCACATTTTTCGGAA ATCCCAAGGAACGTTTAGCATCGACGGCATCTTTTGCTTTCCTGATAGCTCTGATATTTGTGCTGACTTTCGTGTGGATGCCGGAGTCGCCATACCATCTGCTCTCAGTCGGCCGAGAAGTTGACGCTCGAAGAAGTGTGGAGTTTTTCAGTGGCGACTGGGATCTAGTCGAT ACTCAGATTGCATTGATCAAAGAatctaataaaaatagaaagtcgATGTTAGCTCATATTAAAGATAAGAGCTTGAGGACTCCTCTTCTCATAACAGCTGGACTCACAATACTGAGTCGTCTGGTTGCTGTGGATAGCTTCAACTATCGTTTGATAAAAAGGCATTTCTACCATCACAACACTGTTCATGGCGATAATGAAGCTATCAAATTCGGATTTGGAGTCAATCTAGCACTACAG CTTATTGTGATGGGAATATGCGGATTTCTCATAGAGAAATACGGAAGGCGAAAAATGCTATATATTTCTAGCTTTGGAATTTCAATTTCTGCAGTTCCATTGATGTTTGCACCATTTCTTTCT GGCTTCGAGATCATCTTGTTGCCGTTATTATTCTTGTACATTGGAGCATTTTCAGCTGGACTTGCAACGATCCCGTGGATACTTGCCGGTGACCTCTTTGCACCTGAGCATAAG ACTGTTTCCTTCACTGTAAACGCAGTCCTCTTTTGGGGTATCGCATCATTCGCCTCGGAAAGACTGATATTGGCGATAAGATATTTCTACAACTTTTTTGGTGTCTACTTTCTTCTATTGACAATAGCATTAGTGCTGTATATTAAGAGTGTGATACCAGAAACAAAAGACAGCAACCCAAGTGAAATACGGACTGAAATTGACTCTCTCATTTCAAGATTCCGGACAAAACCAACAGCAACGACGCCGCCAGTTAGCTGTTAA